GCGCGACGCGCGAGCGCAGGACCGGGTCGGTCAGGACGCGCGCGCCGGCGACTTCGACGAGGACGGTTGCGTGACCGAGCCAGACGATCCGAGCCATGTGGTGTTGGCGATGTAGGCGCCGACGGCCGCGGCGGTGACGAGCACGAAGCCCAGCGCCCAGAGCATCGTCAGCAGGGTGAACGCGATGCCGATCGCCCCGAACTGCGAGCTGGCCGACGACAGCGCGCGCGGCATGTAGATCAGCAGCCCGGCGGACAGCAGCGTCATGCCGAAGGCGGTCAGCGCGGCCTGCGGCACCAGCCGCTTCCAGCGGACGCGGCGGGCGAGCAGCAGGTAGGGCGTGATCGACCACAGCAGGAACGTCCCGCACAGCGAGATCACGTTGTAGGGCCAGCCGTGGAACCAGCCGCGCACGACCGGGAAGATCGTGAGGTAGGCCGCGAACGCGGCGACCCAGGCGAGGTTCCAGCCGGTCGAGCGGAAGCCGCGCTTGGGCAGCTCCCAGGTCAGCTCGAACGTGCGCTGCACCGCGCGGGTGAACGACAGCGACGAGAAGATCACGATCACCACGCCGAGCGTCGTCAGCGACGCGCCGCCGGTGCCGTTGCCGAACGCCTGCTTGACCGAGTCGGCCGTGCTGCCGGTGAGGTCGAAGCGGTCGATCAGCGTGTCGGCGAACGACTGCTCGTCGGTCGCGCCGGTGCCGGCGATCACGATCAGCAGCGGGATCAGCGCGCCGAAGGCCTGCGCGCCGATGACCAGCGCGCGGTCGAGGATCTCCAGCGAGATCAGGCGCGCGACGAGCCCGCGACCCCACGTCAGCATGTCGCCGAAGGACCAGCGGCGCGGATGCGGCCGCCTCATGGCACCGCCGCGACCGGCGGCGCGACGGGCGGCAGGCCCGCGGCCTCGCGGATCACCTGGCGGCGCAGCGCCCAGACGCCGGCGGCCGCGAGCAGGGCGTAGAACAGGATCGCCCAGAGCTGGCCGGCGGCGGGCAGCAGCCCGGCGGCGAGCAGGACCAGGACCAGCACGAGCACGCCGGCGTAGACGAGGCCGCCGTGCGCGATCAGCGCCGGCGCCGTGAAGCGGCGCGCGCTGCGCGCCCACGACGTCCCGCCGGCCAGCCAGCCGGCGGCGATGTCGACGACGCCGAGGACGACGAGGGCGCCCGCGATGTCGTGCAGCAGCGAGGTCGCGATCGACCACGTCGCCCGCGCCGCGGGCTCGTCGGTCCCGCTGTCGGCGAGCGTCTTGACGACGTAGTTGCCCCCGGCGCGGCGGGCGACGAGCAGCAGCAGCCCGGCGATCAGGAGCGCGACGCCCGCGTAGATGATCCCGCGGGAGCGGTCGGGTGCGAGCGCGACGCCGGCGACGAGCAGGACGATCAGCAGCACGATGCTGACCCAGCGCAGCGTGCGCACGGCGTGGACGACCTGGCGGATCGTCTTGAGGTTGTCGCCCTTGAGCACGTGGACGGTGCCGTGGTCGCCGGTCGCGTCGGGCAGGACGCCGAGCCGCGTGGCGAGCACGCCGAGCTGCGGGCGCAGGTCGATGACGACACCGAGGTTGGCCAGGCGGCTGTTGCCGTCGACGATCTCGATGAACTGCTCGTGGGCGTGGCGGTTGGTGTTGCGCCACAGCCTCTGGAACGCGCCGGAGGCGATCAGGCGCCTGGCGGTGCGCTCGGCGATCTCGCCGGACGCGGCGGCCAGCGGGGCGGCGAGCGGCTGCAGCCGCGGCGGCAGGCCGTCCTTGAGCTTGGCCTGGATCGTCGGCCCGTCGACGAGCTGGTCGGCGAGGTAGGCGGCGGTCGCGTCCTGGATCGCGGGCTCCTGGAGCAGGCGCGAGGACGTGTCGACCCAGTTGTCGGTGTTGAGCAGCTGGCGGTCGGCCCAGGCGCCGAGCACGGCGACGACCGCGACCAGGCAGGCCAGGACCAGCAGGACGGACGACAGCGTGCGGCGCAGCAACGGGCTCATGGGACGGGCTCCGGGATCGGGTCGGGGGCGGCGGGCGTGGCGTACTCCGCGTGGCCGAGGTCGACCATCCAGCCGCGCAGCACGTGGTGGACGGCGGCGGCGCCGACGATCTCCTCGGACGGGAGCGGCAGCGTCGCGGGGGCCAGCAGGAACGGGTGGGCCTGGCCGCCGCCCAGGCCGCCGTGGGAGCCGACGAGCTCCTCGAACGCGGCGACCTCGGCGGTCTGCTCCCAGAAGGCGGAGTTGACCAAGATGTCGGGGCAGTGCGGGAACGCGGCGGTGCGCGCGACGTGCCGCGCCGCGCGGGGGCCGTAGGGGGCGAGCGGGTCGACGCCGTCGACGTGGCCGGTCGCGAGGTCGTGCGTGCCCTCGGCGCCGAGGACGACGTCGTGGCCCGCGTCGTCGCGGACGACGACGAAGCCGATCCCGGCATGGTCGCGCAGCGCGGCGATCAGGTTGGGGTACTCGCGCTCGATCGTCGCGCGCGTCGCGCGGCCGTCCAGGCGCGGGAACGTGATCAGCCCGAGGTTGCCCGAGGCCATCACCGAGACCTCCGGGAGCTGCTCGCCGGCGGCCGGCGCCTCCTCCTCCGGGTGCTTCTGGGAGACGCGCACCTCGCCGCCCTCGGTGCGGTGCGCGCGGGTGGCGATCCGGACGGCGCGGGCGCCCGCCGAGTCGCCGGTCCCGGCCTCGGTCAGCGCCGCGCCGAGGCGGCCGGCGGCCTCGTCCTCGCCCGAGGCCTCGGCGGCGACCGCCTCGTCGGCGATCCCGCACGCGCGCTGGACCAGCGCCTCGAGCGTCTCGCCGTAGCGGTCGCGGAACGTCGCGCCCTGGGTCTGGCCGTGATCGCTGAGGACTGCCACGCGGTAGGGCCGCGCGCCGCGCGCCTCGGCCGCGGCGGCCAGGCGCCGGATCCGGCGGTCGACGCGGCGCAGGACCGCCAGCGTGTCGGCACGTTCGATCCCCGAGTGGTGGGCGACCTCGTCGTAGGCCAGGAACGTCGTGTAGATCACGGGCCGCCCGGCCTCGAGGTCGCCGATCACCGACTCGACCTGGAGGTCGAGCTGGACCGCGGTCGCGTAGGCGCGCATGACCGCGTAGGAGAACCCGCGATGGACGCGCGGCCTGACGTCGCGGCGGCGCTGCTGGGCGGCGTAGAGCAGCTCGGCGCCGACGTCGTAGAACGTCAGCAGCAGCGTGCGGGCCACGTTGTAGGGGCTGGAGAAGTAGGTGAAGTAGTCCTGGCCCAGCCTCCCGCGGCGGACGTCGAGGACCGTGCTCATCGTCAGCAGCGAGTGCGGCGCGTCGCCGCTGAGGATGTTCGCGCGGCTGGCGCCGTCGCTGAACAGCAGCCCGCGGCCGTCGGAGACGCGGCGCTCCAGCTCGGCGGCGTCGCGCGGGTGGTTGGTGACGATCGGCGCGCCGCGCTCCTTCTCCCACCACCGGAACGCGGGCATGTCCTCGTTGCTGCCGTGCAGGATCCCGGCCTGGCAGGCGCCGGTCTGCGAGGACCAGTCGGTCTCCCAGCGGACGAGGTGGTGGCTGCCGTCGTCGACCCAGCGCTGCAGGGTCGGCGCGTTGCCGTCGCGCAGCGCGCGCTGCAGGACGTCGTGGGCGAGGCCGTCGATCTCCAGCAGCAGCAGGCCCGGGACCTCGGAGCGATCGGCCGCCCTGCGGCGCCTGAGCGCGAGGTGCGAGGCGAAGCGCTCGTCGTCGTCGATCGACAGGACGGTCGCCATCACCGTCGTGATCAGCGTCGCGCAGATCGCGACGACGATCCCGGTCCAGACGTCGTCGATGTGCACGCCCGGGGCGATCGCCGCGGCCAGCAGCAGCACCGCGGCGTTCATGACGAGCACGAAGCCGCCGAGCGTCAGGACCGTCAGCGGCAGCGCGAAGCGCACGACCGCGGGCCACACCACGGCGTTCAGCAGCCCGGCGATGACCGCCAGGATCACGGCGTCGCCGAACGACTCGACGCTGTAGCCCGGGATCACCGGGCCGAGGACGAGCAGCGCCGCAGCCGCGATCAGCAGCGTGAACAGCGTCCGTGGTCCGAGGCCGCCGGGCATGACACCGGCGATCCTCCCGGCGCGCAGGGTGAGGCGGAGTCGCCCGCGGGGGGTGACTCAGGATGCTGCGGCGGCGCGATCCTCGCCGCCGGTCGCGATCCTGCGGCGGTACACGAGCCACGCGATCAGGCCCGCGGGCAGCAT
The sequence above is a segment of the Conexibacter woesei Iso977N genome. Coding sequences within it:
- a CDS encoding YhjD/YihY/BrkB family envelope integrity protein codes for the protein MRRPHPRRWSFGDMLTWGRGLVARLISLEILDRALVIGAQAFGALIPLLIVIAGTGATDEQSFADTLIDRFDLTGSTADSVKQAFGNGTGGASLTTLGVVIVIFSSLSFTRAVQRTFELTWELPKRGFRSTGWNLAWVAAFAAYLTIFPVVRGWFHGWPYNVISLCGTFLLWSITPYLLLARRVRWKRLVPQAALTAFGMTLLSAGLLIYMPRALSSASSQFGAIGIAFTLLTMLWALGFVLVTAAAVGAYIANTTWLGSSGSVTQPSSSKSPARAS
- a CDS encoding phage holin family protein, producing MPGGLGPRTLFTLLIAAAALLVLGPVIPGYSVESFGDAVILAVIAGLLNAVVWPAVVRFALPLTVLTLGGFVLVMNAAVLLLAAAIAPGVHIDDVWTGIVVAICATLITTVMATVLSIDDDERFASHLALRRRRAADRSEVPGLLLLEIDGLAHDVLQRALRDGNAPTLQRWVDDGSHHLVRWETDWSSQTGACQAGILHGSNEDMPAFRWWEKERGAPIVTNHPRDAAELERRVSDGRGLLFSDGASRANILSGDAPHSLLTMSTVLDVRRGRLGQDYFTYFSSPYNVARTLLLTFYDVGAELLYAAQQRRRDVRPRVHRGFSYAVMRAYATAVQLDLQVESVIGDLEAGRPVIYTTFLAYDEVAHHSGIERADTLAVLRRVDRRIRRLAAAAEARGARPYRVAVLSDHGQTQGATFRDRYGETLEALVQRACGIADEAVAAEASGEDEAAGRLGAALTEAGTGDSAGARAVRIATRAHRTEGGEVRVSQKHPEEEAPAAGEQLPEVSVMASGNLGLITFPRLDGRATRATIEREYPNLIAALRDHAGIGFVVVRDDAGHDVVLGAEGTHDLATGHVDGVDPLAPYGPRAARHVARTAAFPHCPDILVNSAFWEQTAEVAAFEELVGSHGGLGGGQAHPFLLAPATLPLPSEEIVGAAAVHHVLRGWMVDLGHAEYATPAAPDPIPEPVP